A DNA window from Candidatus Syntrophoarchaeum caldarius contains the following coding sequences:
- a CDS encoding membrane-bound metal-dependent hydrolase, which produces MYAKGHIGLTLLMLSLLMLPFGENANAFFLIGLASGVSTLPDIDLEWQRSGIPVHHRGVTHSLLFAMMVGTLVGGIFYYGYETPSWFVTGFLGGFLGIISHLIGDSLTSHSFKPLWPFSSIEVGFGLCKASDKSVNENLMILGGLAFILYAGSVSTLL; this is translated from the coding sequence ATGTATGCAAAGGGACACATAGGTTTGACTCTGCTCATGCTCTCACTCCTGATGTTGCCTTTTGGAGAGAATGCAAACGCATTTTTCTTGATTGGGCTTGCATCAGGGGTATCCACCCTTCCAGACATAGATTTAGAGTGGCAGCGAAGCGGGATACCAGTCCATCATAGAGGCGTGACGCACAGTCTGCTCTTTGCAATGATGGTAGGCACTCTGGTGGGGGGAATTTTTTATTATGGATATGAAACCCCCTCGTGGTTTGTCACAGGTTTTCTGGGTGGCTTTCTTGGAATAATATCTCATTTAATAGGTGATTCGCTTACTTCTCATTCGTTTAAGCCGTTATGGCCATTTTCATCGATTGAAGTTGGATTCGGTCTCTGCAAAGCAAGCGATAAAAGTGTGAATGAAAATTTAATGATACTCGGCGGGTTGGCATTCATACTCTATGCTGGTAGCGTCTCAACCCTTCTGTAA